The Alligator mississippiensis isolate rAllMis1 chromosome 8, rAllMis1, whole genome shotgun sequence genomic sequence GGACAATCGGATGCTGTTTCACCCTAGGGTGCACCTGCTCCACTAAACCAAACAACACTAAGCCtattaacatttgtgcagcttacagCAGCAGGTGCAACAAGACCCAGTTGATATCACAGTCAAAGAGCAGACACAGTGACAGGTCTGTTCTGCAATGCTTCAATACTCAAGTAACTCAATGGCAAGTAACTCAAAGCCCAAGACCAAACCCAAATAGTAAAGATTAAAAGCCAGTGTTGTTTCCTGCACTTTAATCTGGTAAGAAAACACTATGAAAATttgtaataaaaaacaaaacagataaaacagtaacttatttaaaaaagaaacccctGTAAGAGGTCCTAAACAGTTTCAAAAGCTTACAAGATATATTCAAGCTATGTAAGTTTGTGGCAAGCCATTTTGATGTTAAAACACTTCTCTGTTTACATACAATTCCCTCAGCAGATGTGGACACAGCCAACTCATCACTTATGGTTAACCATCAAGACTACAAGGCTCCACTCCAAGAAACAGCAGCACTAGTATTTTAAGTTAAATTTGTTGCTTTCCTCCTTTCAGCCTGCCACAATACAACTAGAACGGCAAACAAAGAAAGATTAGTGTGCAATACCAGAGAAATCAGGTAAGCAAAACAGCTGCAGGTATCAAGTCTTCAAATGCCACAAGATATTACTTGACAGTGATTTTTATTGTGGCTGTTTTAGTGATTTACAATCCTTAATGGCAAATAAAGGAATGAGGATGTTTGAACTTCTAATACAGTTTAGTTTGTGTGATTCTGTAAggatgagggaaaaaaaaaaaataaaaaaaatcaaggactCTGTCCTATAGCAGGTATTGCTCCAATTGCCTTGATACAGGACCCTTCTCACTGCAAGGGCAAACCCAAAAAGCAAACACCTAAATTATGGATCTAGTGAAAGTACAGTGACAAGAGAACAGAGTAGCAGACAAGCATTCATCTCTGGAGTGGAATTTTGCTTCCTCCAATTTTCCAGAAATCTAAGCAACAGACCAGATGCACTTCCCACTGTGATTGTTGCACAAAACAGGATGGAAAGTTTTGTTTGTACAACCAGGATAGTATGTGAAAAATACTACATTTAAAACTAGCAGGAAACTTtaagaataatttttttctttgaaattattttaaaaagggaaaaaaataaaataaagatcgAGACTCTCTCTAGATTACTGCTAGTTAAAACTGTACCATTTCCCCAGTAAATTACAGTATCTACCTTGCTAGACAGTTAGATCTTGCACTATTTTTAGTATTTCTCTTCTCTCTCAAAGGCATAGTTCCTTGGTGAAATACTACAGGGAAgccatctttttttaaatataggtgCCCAGTTTactaatttttttcctttctgatgcAAGTCATGAGACTCTCTAGATGAAATAAAAACCAACTAGTTTATCTTAATATCAAAATATGCCATTGTGTATTCTTTAGAGATTAACATAATTTTAACATATGGTTTATTTTCACAGTTTTCTGGTTATAAGATATTAAAGTAAATTGTCCAGTCACATTACTTTTCAATTAAAAAGGCTGTATCAGCTATGTGAATATCCAAAGTATCTGTCAAGAATACTTACATTCAGGACAGAACTACAAGTAGCCATCCCATATTTTCAGTTACAAGCAGATACACATATTTTGTTTTCACACGTCGACTGAACTTCAAACCTTTTAATTCTGCTCAACTTAAAAAGGCAGAAGTTTGAATACAAAACATACTGCCATTCTGAGATCTACAATGTTCATTCAGAGTAAGGCAGGCTACCTTCTAGCCTTTAAAGTACTAAGattttctttgaaaaacaaaatctaTAAAACATAGTAATTTTAAAATTTTGATGAATATTCAAGAAATACAAAGCAAAGTACATAAGAGATACACTTATGAAAGTTTCAGTCAAActttggaacaaaaaaaaattctcttcctTCATGCAGAAAGGTTAACCTTCCAGGATCATGGCACTCAAAGCATCTATTCTGATTAGCTGCACCAAAGAGCTGAATGCCATACAGTACAGTTTCAGTATCAATTTCTCATCACAGTGCTTCCTGAAAGGGTTGAAACAAAACCTTTGAACTTCAAGATGGAagaaaaaagttggaaaaaaaaaaaaaaaaaaaagagtaattcTGTCCTTCATAGTAACAATGGAATTATTAGCTACATAAGACAGAATGACGTAGCTGATCGGTAAATAGCTTATACTGCAGTCACCTTGATGGGCTTATCCTTTATCATGGCATACAGCATAGATGCTGCTGTAGGGGACTTAACAGCTGAATTATTCAGCACCGCTTATATTTGGATCAACATAGGTTATCCTAACCAACTATTAGGAGGTTAAGATACGATATTAAGTCAAGTGTTGCAGTTCTTATACACCAAGGAAAGTAAACAATAGTTTTAGAGCAGATTTCCCCCACCTGAGTTTACTCGCATACAAAAGCTATACTTTCAGAGGCAGCTGAAAACATGACTTGCCCATCCTGCCCATCATCCTACCAGTCCCAACTCATATTCACTGACAACACTTCCATTCCCTACAATTTTGAGACTGGACTTCTACCTAGCTACTAGGAAAgaaattatttagaaaaaaacttcCTCTAAAAAAGTTGCTCAATTAAGTTCAAGGCTCAGAAAGTGGTTTTAACTTTCATATAGACATGTTCTGAGGAAGAAATTCTATTTCTCACTGTCATAGTGTATATCTTCTTCAAACAAGGAAAAACACTGCTTATGAAAGGTGATGTTTATAAACCAAAATGACTGAACATGTTTGGACAGGACTGTAGTAAGTGAATTCAGTGTCCAAGTAGGGGAGACTTCAGCACTCAAGAGGATGTAGAAGAGTTCCTAAAGTGCCAGCATAACCACATGTAAGGCAACCCCACACATGTGAATCACAGTTCAGTGCCTGGAGTATTTCATGATGGTCCAATTAATTTTAGGAAACTTCCTCCAACTTAAAGCGTCTGCCATTCAGTCCATGGTTGCTGGGAAACTACAGAGAGACGGTTGTGCAGTACTTCCAAAACGAACGGAACAGGAGAAGAGATAACGTTTGTCCAGACAGCTAAACTCACATAATGCAGAGGGAAAGCGATCGCTTTTCAATTGCCACTAACTGGCCCAGTCCTGAAAGCGGAAACAGTCACTTGCGATTTTCCATACTGGGTTGTTAGGGGTGGCTTGTGCTGTCAATAAGAAATTCTGGTTGAAGTAACGTTGCTTGTTGCCATCAAATTTTACTGTCCCACAAGTCACAACAAGTACCGTCATCTGGCTTTGCGTAGCTTGCTCTTTACAGAAAGAATGAaagatggggggggaaaaaaagttacgCATATTTTCTGTAATTCAGCTGTTTTTAAGTAATACTACTGCATTGTTACCTGCTGGTTACAGTTTCTTTTACAAGTAGCTAAAAGAGCACAAAAACTGTTCGCTATATTCTTTCTACCAGAACCATCACAGCAGGCTCCTTCATTaagctgtggattttttttaatgtgcttaCTTACCACATCTGGGGGGAGGGAGCTTAATTTCATACTGCTTATGCAAGCATGCCACCTAGAGGTTAAACTGCCACATTCTCCTGAAGCAAGCTCTCAGATAGGCATAGGCAGTTCTCTTGATAtatcaactgcctgcctctcacctACAGCATGTTTGGCTTCCTTTACTTGTGAAGTTATAACCTGGTTGGTTTTTTGCAGAACACAGTGAAGACAGCCAGGCTGTAGCTTTTGTTTTCTCTGTGCAAGGTTTCCTCAAATATCCACATGATGCGAACTGGAGACTGATGCTTAGAAGTTTTGCATAACAAATACTTAATGTAACTGAACAAATTACTTGGCAGTGTATGTTTACAAACTTCAGAAGATTACACAGGTAGGCACTTTCCCCCTAAgtaatggaaagagagagagagaagcccaAGTACATATTGCAAACCAGCAGCAGACTCAGGTGTAGAATGTACCTCGACTTTTACCCCATGTCCTACCAGCTGTATATACACAAAACCTCTTCAGTACCTGAAGATAAATGCATTACCTAAGTAAGTGCTCTTAATAAGAAATTAGTTGAATTGTAAAGAATCTCAGCCATGCTATTACCCTTCCTCTCACTGTGCCCCTTTATTAAAGTAACTTTACATTCCAATTGCAAATTGGCCATGTTTCAAAAGTCATCTTGAGCACCATTTATTacagctgtttttattttatagttAAGAAATAGCAGGGGCCCTTAATATAAAGTAACCTTACCATGAACTGGTTGGCAGTCCAACATATTAACTTGGAACTCACTAGATGGCAACGATTCAAAGAAATTATTCAATGCTTCTTGCCCAGAAAACGCATTACCATTCCAAACTAATGTAGCTTTGTCCAGATAGAGTCTGTTCAACACCTACGAGATGGAGAACACACGGAaggtaaaggggaaaaaaggtgtaaaaatgcatttttagaaAATCAAGTTACTTGTTGCCAATATATGACACTGAAATCACTTTAAACAAGTCTTAGATCCTGTAACAGAAGCAAGTAAAATGTCCTGCTTGGACACTGGTTTATCTTAGCCACTGCTGTCCTTCAGCAAGAACTGGAACAACTGTACAAAATGTTTGCTGCTTCGTAACTTAATTTGCTAAATAAAAACTCTATTTTCTGAATTTGAGCAATGACGACATTGTCCAACAGGAAGCAATGGAACAGAACCATACCCCAGCCCACCCAAAATACATTGCTTTCTTTATGAGAAGGACTTAAAAGTTCAACTTATAGTACACCTGTGAGACACAAATATGTGGAAGCGTAATCTGAGCTAGACTAAAATACCATGTGGGGCCAACAAAGTTATAGAAGAAAAGTGCAATAAGTTTGAATAACAAGACTAGACCTTTCATACCATTTTATACGTTGTTACAAGGAGTACCTCTCACAACTGTAAAACACATGTTCCAGTAAATGGTTGCATACTACTTTGCTTCTGACTGGCCATTGGACAAAAGGACGAGTAACATGCAAGGAGCTTTGTCAGATACTGAGATTCTCTCCATATAAAAGACCTTTATAATTCTAAGTCTGACAAGGAGTTACTTTTGCTCTTTTTCTGGTGCAGAACATTTATTTCTATTAAAAACCACACACACTTATGGATCTACATAATCTCACATTAAGCAAATATCCAGAATAAGCATTCAAATTAGCACTTCCTTAACTATGGTTAATAGAACAATGTCAAGTTTTATGGTGTTGGGTCCACTTTTTTCCTCAGATATTTCTACAGACACTCTTTGCCACAATAAAAGAAGCACAGCTAGCATAGGAGGATAGGAAAAAACCTGATTCATGAGACCAGAGGCACtctttgagaagaaaaaaaaaaaaaaaaacttagtgaAAGTAAGCCTGAACTGTCCATGGACACATTGAAAATTAACTATCCTAAGGGGTAGGCAGAACAGAATCACTGTAAAGAAGTCCATGAAACTTGAAAAGGGTCCCACACAATGACAAATCTGAGAACCTCAATCCACTTAGTTGCGCAAAAGATTCTTTTAAGGGCAGATCTGACAAGCAGAGGTCTGGATTCAGTAGCAATTAGGGCAGTAACAGACTCACAGATGTCACTATGCATATCAGACAACAATTAACAAAGAAAATCCTTCCCATACACATGAATGTCCCCAAATAGAGACAATAATAAGTAGGAAAAAGTGAATCCCCCAATAATAGTTACATACCCTTCTCCTTTTATCCATGGTATCATAGTAAATGTTGACAAATTCTTCTGCAGCTTTACAAGCCTGATCCACATATGTTTTAAAATCCTAgagagaaggaaacaaaaaagcacaaagaaacttttaatatataaaaaaCTGACCAATGAATTCTCCGGAACAGTTTCTGTAAGCAAGTAAAGCAAAACCAGATTCACAAGTATGGGAGAGCGATTTCATTACTTCCCTCTCAGAAAAGGTAATGAGGAATTAGGCTGCAGTTGGTTCCTTACTCCAGTTCCTTGTTTGCAGCATCAGTTCCATAAAAATTTGATGTGCTAATCTGAATTTCAGTGAATTTCCAAAACAATTATACTGGGAATGGAAAAAAGTTTTGTCATTTACAAGCAGTCAGAGCCCAATCAAACCAAATGACACGTCCAGGATTGCTAGACTGTTCTGAGTAACCTGAATACATATCCCCTCAACATAAACATTTATTTCTGATCAATATGTGAACTACCTcactacccccacccctgctgcggTTAAGCAAAGAATGCTTATACAAGTTAGGTTTATCTGGCTGATTGTGCCGAGGACTTCTCAGGTCATCTACAACAACACCTCTTCTATGCCATTATGAAAAGAAGAGGATATGCCACTCCCATGAATGAAGtatagggaggaagggggaagctcCCAAATATCACAGTACTGCACTTCCCCTTCTAGTTTGTATTTTATTAGCAAACACTATGCATTCAAAAATCaaattaatattgcatttctacTAACCATGAAAAGATTATTCAATCAACTGCAAATCCAGCTGTAGTGTTTTTACAGAGGTTAAACTAGGTCTTAGTAACACTACTTTGTCCTCAGGCAAATTAGGAATAAAGCTATCTAAATTTATCATGCCCTTAACAAATATCAAGGCATTCACTTGGATAATTTTTTCCTGTATTTGTTATGAGAGGGAGAGAATATAAAGAAACTACCCAGCCAGGTTGGCTCCAAACAGCCATCTTTTTAATTGTAAACAAGCACACAATGCAAGTTGCTTTCTAATTTCTTCTAAAACATGTAACACAGTTAAGAGCATTTTTGCAATATGCTTAAAATTACCATGCTACCAAACACTGCAGTTAGTTGAGGCAGCTAATGCCTGCAGTTTCACTCCTAGGTTGGTAGGAGGCATGCAGCTTGCTACACTTTTCTTTTATGCGAATTTTGAAAACTTGCCACAAGTAAGTGTCACCTCTCCTCTTCCTTGCCTTTTATTTCCAAAAATTCCATCAGAAAACCTCAGTCCCCTGCTTGGTGACGTCTGTGAAATGCAACTCCCAGCACTGTATATTATCACAAAACTTTGCCATTTTTAGCACTGCTTTAACAGTCTAAAGTTTTTGCTAACACCTTTCGTGTCCTTTATTGATAGTCAATACCCTTTTTAAGTCAGACCATGCAAATGGGCTCTTTCTGATGGAAATGAGGCATGTAAAGAGATGTTCATTCTCTGAACCAACGATGAACAATATTTGACAAAAGCCACAGTTTAGCACTGAGGACAGACCCCCAAAGTACCTTGCTCTCTTGCAACTGGCTTGTTCTCATACATAGATATTTGATGGAAACGTCAAGGGTCAAGTGCTTGACTTCTTTTGGGACCAGACTTAAATGCAACCGCCCTGGGTAAGATCAATGGTTTCACATCTCTCCAGCCCCATGACTGTCACTTGGACAACTTCTTCAGCTCCCTTCCACAGTTCTTTAAGTTTTCTACAAGCTTCCTAACTCCACATGCTACCAAGCAATTTATTCCCACATTTCATCACCAACAGGAACTTGCTCAACAACTTCATAATTGCGTCCAAGCTGCATCTTGTACGACTGCTCCAGGGCGATGGCACAACCCCATCACCCTTGTCATggtctgctccctcctccctgtgTTGCTCGTCCGTCTGCCCCATACGCTCGACTGGCCAGGGACTGGATAATAATACAGTATTTCCAATTACACCTACTGGTTGTTGCCTGCCTCTTGGTCACATCACCAGGTCTTCTCTTTGGCTCCTATTCTTATTTTTCTCTAATCGTTCCCCCGGTCCCGCCTGTGACAACGACCCCCGAGACCTTATCGGAGCTAAAACCTAATGCTCCGGACTGCCGTCTGCTCCCCCGACCCGCGGCGCAGGGCTGGCGCACAGCCCGAGCCCAACCGCCCTAAGCAGCCTCCCACGCCCGGGGGCGCCTTTGCCCATCTGGCAGCGGATCCGCACCGCGACTCTCACGACCGTCTCCCAGGGCCGGGGGAGGATTTCCCACGAGCCCCTGCAGagcctcggcccggcccggccgcgccgcTCCGAGCAGGAAGGGGGGCGGCCGCGGTCCAACTGTgcgcgggggccggggccgggaccgAGCTCCGCAAGCCTCCGCCCTGCTCGCCTCAGGGCCGCGGCCGAGGGGACAAGCGCCGCCCACGCCCCCCGGGCCCCGCAGGCGGGAAGCGCGAAGCCGGACTCACCACGGGGGCGGCCATGAGGGGCGGCCCCGGGGCGACACGCGAGGCGAGGCAGAGAAGGCCGAGAGCTCGATGCTCGCAGCGGCCCCGGAAGTGCTCACCGGCGCCAACCGTCTGCCCCGCAACTGCTTCCGGTGGCCAACAGGGGAGGTGGAAGGAGAGAGACCGCTCGCGTTCGCGCTCGCACATGCGTCCTGCGCGCTCAGGGGGGCGAGGCTGGAGGCTCTGGCACGTGGGTGTCGGTAGAGCGGGAGCtgctcccgccccctccccccgcgggTCAGTGCAAGCAGTGGGGTCCGGGCGCGACGGGGCTgaggagcagctggagctggagcgagactttctcagtggcggcagatgacaggaTGAGAcgcaacgggctcaagttgcagcaaggaaggtttaggttggatattaggaaaaacgatCCCAGCAGGAAGatggtgaagccctggaacaggctaccGCAGAGGTGGTGGGcgctccatccttggggggtgTTAGGAGCCGGCTCAAcgagccttgtctgggatgatgcagttgtgatggtcctgctgtgagcagcgggttggactagatgggacctccccaggcccctcccagccctcacgGGCTATGGCCCACAGGCAAAATACAACCCTCAGGtggcatccagcccaccaggcaactCCATCTGCCTGCAGGGATCCTCTGCAAGCCCCTTGtaagccctggcactgggctgccagcctgcaggtcGCTGCAGGAGGtggctctggttgctaagcaaccaacCCCCCTAGCCTGgcctgacctgccccagcccctacccccactcactcccacacccacaccctcccagacactgcactccccaccctcccacagctcccacctcaactacataccccacacccctcacatgccaccatacacacacccactccccaaccacacccccttgcccccccacacaatatacaagagtaagactgtatttgagctattatgcaatcacctctatatatactgtGCAAATACAAACCaggacaaaatatatttaaatataattaaaaaaaattatagtagatgtttgattttttttattttatttttttagtatatgatttgatttgttttgttttttagtttcaAGACGGCAATCTTCCCCGCCAAACTGAGTAGttctggggcatggggagggacttctggtggcaaaggtcaggggttagagatgggacttccagtcctgAGATGGTAGgcagggcacccatcaaggggtggagctacccttgcagccctctaCAGTTTACCAAGGCTCGttcagcagctctccagccaaaataattgcccacccctgttgtatgAGGAGTGGAACAGAGTTAATCCTGTGCCAGGATGACTGGGGAAACAGCTTTACAGAGGGAGGAAGATGGAAGAGCAGAGAAGGCAAAGGGGCAAGGCCTTGTTCCAACCCATGTGGGTAatgaggggcagggcagagcagagagctTGGGGGCCTGGAGAAAGGCCTAGGAGCCTCAGCAAAGAGGAAGCCCCTGCACAGCAATCGGAACAAGCTCCTTCTGCGATCAGAATTACCTGAAGGGCTGCTGAAAGGCAGCTGATGCACGGAAGTACTAATTATTTGACTAAGTTGGAAGTGTCTCCCTTCTAAAGAATGACACCCATCTTCCTCAGCTATTGCTTACCAAAGCTGTGTACCTGGATTTATGAAAGGCCTTTTATTTATGAAAGAAATATAATTCTTGTCTGCTTAGATTCAATTTCATCCGAAGATCCTGAAGTTCCCTTCCTTCCTGCACTCTATTAGAGGGGAGAAATTATGTGAAAGCCTCACAAAGTGTGACTGACTTCCAGATATGCTAAGAACTTTTGCTTCAGAAAAGTAGAATTATTCTCCACCTCCATCAGATCAACAGGACAATCTAAAGAAGTAGAATTCAAGCCCagattcagcaaagtacttaataATCAGATGGTTAATTTAAAGAGCTGCTTAAACTTCACCAGCTTCCAGTGGGACCCACATACATGCCTAAGTGTGTTGCTAAATCCAGTCCAAATTAGGAATGTGTTGCTTTGTTTTGAATTGTCACTGAATGTTAAGAGGAACCCAGTGCCAGACAGTTACATTTGGGTGCAAGTAAATGCAGAAAATTAAGTGATTTCCTAGCCTGAAGTCATATTGCCATACACCCTCAATATTGATTAAACTCCTGATTTATGAGTATTGAATTGACAGAAGTCATTGGTATTGAAAACCATCCCAAAAATGGCAACAGAGGAAAGCACTGGGTCCTTTAGTATGTTAAAGATGGGATTGTGGAGAAGTAGGAGTTCAAGCATTCACTTGATTTCTGGTAATCTGGAGTGAATCTGTCATTAGAAAATAATAGTTCTGGCACCTAGCTTTCTGTTTTCTCAGCCTCTCTGCATTTCTGGAAGTACTTGAATGAATATTTATACCCAGTGGCTAACAAGTTATGAGCTCATAACAATAAGAAGTAAAAGCTTGGATTTTCAGGTTAGAATATTCCTGCCTCTGGATTTCCCCATATGCCCTTTCTACTTGGCACCTCTTATTTAGATTGCTTATTCTTCTCTTATTTTGAATCTTGTGCAACCCCACACAAATTGTTAGGAATTGCAAAACAttcctcttttttccttcagAGGAATGATACTCAGAACACTGAAATCCCCCTTCACACACAACCCCCACCAGTGCTCCTAATTTACCTAACCCAAGCAGAGTTTGGGTTAGAAAGACAGAACTTCCAGAGACACCATTAAATCCCCAAATAACTTACTATCACTACTGTTTTTTATGGAATGATACTTAGATACACTAATGAAAGACGGCAACATAAATTAAATAAGGTGTTGCTGTTCAAAGGAAAGAGTAGCCTAATGACTGTAGTTTCCTGGGTGAGTTGGCTATCTAGCTCCCATTAATAGTTTGAAGCTGTTGGGAACCCTTCCAAACTGGTGCAATTTTCAGTTAAAGGAGTTACTTGCAACTGCTTTCTGCCTTCTTTGTAATTGCCAGAATGAGGCTACGGGAATAACAGAGGGGGAGGACTGACCCAGCCTTTTGCTGCTTAGGTTGACTGGAAACAGTAATATAAAAAAACCTATCTCCACGTATTTTGTTCCATCTACGCTGGAACTGTGAGATACAAGTACAATTTCTTCACATGTTTCTTATTTAAGGCACATAGGAGTTAAATTTAGCCATTTATTTGGAAGCTCTGCATACAACAGAGGTTATGAGTCATTCATAAGGGttcaaatgaaaattaaataattatCTTTGGTATGACACTAGCCTTCTTTTAAATTGCTTTCTAGTATACAGCCTTTTTATTGAAAATTTAATCCCTTTTCTATAGTATCCCTTGCATTTGTTAggacagaaaacattttccatttaattttaaatctgGCTTTAGGATTAAAGGAAAAGAACCTATATGTATATCAGTACTATGCAAATTTCAGTTGAGGAAAAATAGGGAAAATTTAAGCTACCATTTTGTTTTCCTCTCATACCAGGTGGGTGCTGGGATTTCAATTGTATTCAAAGATAAGGTGATTTGGCCTGCTAAAAAGATAGTGCTACTTTGGACTATTAAGAGGTGAATCACTTCATCTCTTCCAATTTCTGCACAGTGCTCTCCAGAAATTGCTATCGTTTGTTCAATAAATGTTTATGATTTTTGTATCAGAGTGCCTGAATTTCCATCTCAAATGCATGCAATGAGGCTCCAATGGTCAGATATTTGCACAATGTATGTTACTTCCACCTCTTCTAACCAAAACAGTATTAAACCCATGGGGGACTCTTTAATAAGGCCTCATCAAGTGCAATGAATGCACAGGGTATTCTCACCTAAGACCACAAATCAGGCCCTTAATTAGGTAACATACTAAGTCTTTTACAAAACTGAATCGTGGGAGAACCCTTTGTAAAACTCCTCCATAGTGCTAGTGCATCTTTCTTAATTCAGAAATGATTCAGATTATTCTGTAAATAAAAGTATCTACTTGGAATCTATACACTGGTTCATAATTTGTTACACATTTCATCTTTGTGGCTGATGACTGAGTACAGATGAATCCGTCTTCCTTCAGAGATTTTAGAAAAAACACAGCAAGCACAATTACTATTTTGAATTGTATTTATTGTAAGAAACTCCCATCTATATCCTATTAAATGGCAGCATTTAAGCCACAATTCAGGATGCTTAATTCAAGCCCTATTTAGCTCAGtttttaagcatgtgcttgatcttaagcatatgcttaagtactGCTCTTCATTAGCATGCTTTCCTGAGTCAGGTTCTGATGGTCTAATCATGTCCCCTACAGCAGCTGATATTCAATTTTAGAATAAGGTTTTTGGACATTTGGTATTAGAGCTGTTCAAATACTACAGACTATTTTCTATATGTAAAGGCTCAAATATAAATTCAGTTCACATCAGTTGTGTTTAAGTTGACTTGGATTTTGCTTTCCATATGTATTCTGACTGGTATGAGAGTTTACTGGCAGAAACAGTCACGAGATCACACAAATGTGAGTGAGTATTTGAGGAAAACTTTGCTTTCTGGTGTTAAATACTACTTTATTGAACAGTACATGATCATAATGGGCAGGAGATGGGAAAACCTTGTGTCAAACTGAACTCTAAATGAGAAAAAGTCTTTGAAACTGACAGTCACTATATTTACTCTACTCTTGGTACTTACGTGAAGAAGTCCTTTCGGAGACCACTGGTTTCTATACCAATTTTGGCTGGGGAAAGGACTGAGTTGGAATTGCAGGATTTGGCCTATTAT encodes the following:
- the NXT2 gene encoding NTF2-related export protein 2 isoform X2, encoding MRTSQLQESKDFKTYVDQACKAAEEFVNIYYDTMDKRRRVLNRLYLDKATLVWNGNAFSGQEALNNFFESLPSSEFQVNMLDCQPVHEQATQSQMTVLVVTCGTVKFDGNKQRYFNQNFLLTAQATPNNPVWKIASDCFRFQDWAS
- the NXT2 gene encoding NTF2-related export protein 2 isoform X3; amino-acid sequence: MDKRRRVLNRLYLDKATLVWNGNAFSGQEALNNFFESLPSSEFQVNMLDCQPVHEQATQSQMTVLVVTCGTVKFDGNKQRYFNQNFLLTAQATPNNPVWKIASDCFRFQDWAS
- the NXT2 gene encoding NTF2-related export protein 2 isoform X1; protein product: MAAPVDFKTYVDQACKAAEEFVNIYYDTMDKRRRVLNRLYLDKATLVWNGNAFSGQEALNNFFESLPSSEFQVNMLDCQPVHEQATQSQMTVLVVTCGTVKFDGNKQRYFNQNFLLTAQATPNNPVWKIASDCFRFQDWAS